The Pyrenophora tritici-repentis strain M4 chromosome 2, whole genome shotgun sequence genome window below encodes:
- a CDS encoding RhoGEF multi-domain protein gives MDSDQAHEYAYNPGLSVSSWLQSTSLDHVADEGLGAEPENYYAAYTSTDHDARPPSPQPGLEMATTRSRPPTTNGTRTTPKATPRSVSGPASTSPTSTRSPPHVSNKVKALAERFERSPGGSSPSSSPAMRSRSRDPTRAGAHDPTRRVNLSISSTASVARPSKEASYGPHKFNNLKPRDRPQPAPATPRNTRRTNGSRSSIDHHMSPTKKKVTSPSRTSVSSGRQLFGEVMSGQDALSPGFGIPMFENSHGDAPLPSTPHHGRSASAATSAFADDGQAALRAQNHDHTSAPSSHRHTPRSRIPVATRRLSAGSDSNSSTRSVKYTPTRAMDRSNKNSPTRMDRPFLGGGATPLSRGADQSTLPALAYRGYHERGKSPLGARPGPSVPAVVTAPPPPTSPRLRNSRERQPLQPSPGSRSRSTGPHGQQEYFPLASSFDTQQAPVQALEDMSDQQRLSLQTSSLAPPPSGEPSSAITQFDESPVLGLPGSFVLTPPIVHQDTEHPLLQPNVFHPPERDAPRSPEIDQSEIEQSELGVRESIPIMLSDEQSPQPWESNSRSFNQGLQALSHEYKSDQTHDARDTPVSRYDLNEPLLNSYPKRDTLYPDDSASVAPYRTLGSLNLNTETYSVVNSVLNMYHQSPVISPELASVSRDRIQQVSPVIAQHKDWASKEATESYLTRLLSDANGSTSNDVKREPSRTPPPIPRSAINVLQDSPDIDVGGTAIIYPSSSRRFSRESGGSTTTTIQEDASHSGSSSGDPALALSRSSTDEHKPSSMNGLELPQLAWTNGGLGLDLHHHTLSHSPVQQAPPRPNYSPPPPPVQPSMDERVAPRSIPYASTPQNLFPPTLSDDQFEMHPARSRTPVIQVHEQSLEDRYGTPQPVDTSVQMPTESEEGPNGQPDPAKQALIKRYRTLEELLTTEHQFCIDMMIAHNIFEATAQNLMSEKEKRLLFSNCKELEKFSLSLFRAFKKAAKPIVNYEIPPPTGPWNRDSSDSQEPSLSVRRPSEESANQFENCTPENDRLTTIGQVFLDNKEKMERLYTTYFLNQDNASAYIKKNHGNETLSGWVTACFEQVENMTQAWDLDSLLLKPCQRLLKYPLILQSLVEITDPEHPDLPKIKEAHLELRAMSQRINQAKARSDTFRAAASEGKKEKKGGLGKTFVKAFIPKVDKSKAYDEADKTFKDQDYKSKEQKFGGHFFQLQIVIRDFEQYLDAITEHYLQLNIVFLGFITVCEVAPSVYPEIESTWRKWAMAHFELQNKALEEHKAAVRSRVLKPVGDLWEMWVSYQKTIEQRKKYLLYYVKHKQAIDRSEKVDPDLEESANKFITINDTLKHELPLLYERTKGLMRTLMTLFMCLQKDWYKTCSKKILPLLESEPQHTTSLRYDLESYVERFSCDYKPMQDLASKLGIINRNLLIDISNMTSPVPTLSSDGGGSSRNSSSRRTESVGSEASIMDSRNRNSGGYAPRSHPRSIDNPPRSTPTGPAYPTLYPPNAAGRTGPGPTSLREARALSPSSDNSEATIMHRERRNTGPSRSNHNYMGLDGSVDIEHSPSAANAFDFPPQLGPSFLQPMQPLSHATSAPQSQPASLPGSARASGVFNSALPMSDSPLRGSVEDLPSTPAETDEPEVLFLAASLFEFNIAHDRREGGIPYLVYVPGEIFDVIGMKGELWLARNQDDGTKTVGWIWEKHFARILPEDA, from the exons ATGGATTCTGATCAAGCGCATGAATATGCATACAACCCCGGCCTGTCCGTCTCGAGCTGGTTGCAATCGACGTCGTTGGATCATGTCGCCGACGAAGGCCTGGGAGCGGAGCCCGAGAACTACTACGCGGCCTACACCTCGACCGACCACGACGCTCGCCCGCCCTCACCGCAACCAGGCCTAGAAATGGCCACTACGCGCTCTCGCCCACCCACGACAAACGGCACGCGAACCACGCCCAAGGCGACACCGCGCTCGGTCTCTGGGCCTGCATCGACATCGCCCACCAGCACCCGCTCTCCTCCCCACGTCTCCAACAAGGTCAAGGCCCTTGCAGAGCGATTCGAACGCTCGCCCGGTGGCAGCTCGCCCTCCAGCTCTCCCGCCATGCGCTCCAGATCGAGAGATCCCACCCGGGCGGGGGCACACGATCCCACCCGCCGGGTCAATTTGTCTATTTCCTCCACCGCCTCGGTTGCGCGTCCGAGCAAAGAAGCCTCTTATGGACCCCACAAGTTCAACAACCTCAAACCACGAGACCGCCCACAGCCCGCGCCCGCCACTCCTCGCAACACTCGCCGCACGAATGGCAGCCGGAGCAGCATAGACCACCATATGTCGCCCACCAAAAAGAAAGTCACGTCGCCGAGTCGGACGTCAGTGTCGAGCGGAAGGCAGCTATTTGGAGAAGTGATGAGCGGTCAGGATGCATTGTCGCCGGGGTTTGGGATACCCATGTTCGAGAACAGTCACGGAGACGCCCCATTACCGTCGACACCTCATCATGGTCGGTCAGCTAGTGCTGCGACTTCAGCTTTCGCCGACGATGGACAGGCTGCACTACGCGCCCAAAACCACGACCACACATCTGCACCCTCGTCCCACCGACACACCCCACGCTCGCGGATTCCCGTAGCCACACGACGCCTGAGCGCAGGCTCCGACTCCAACTCGTCGACGCGGTCCGTCAAATACACGCCAACACGCGCAATGGATCGAAGCAACAAGAACTCGCCCACCAGGATGGACAGACCGTTCCTGGGTGGCGGCGCAACTCCTCTCTCGCGTGGCGCAGACCAATCAACGCTCCCGGCGCTAGCTTACCGTGGATATCATGAACGAGGGAAATCACCCTTAGGAGCGAGACCTGGACCAAGCGTACCCGCTGTTGTAACCGCCCCACCTCCGCCCACGTCGCCCCGGTTGCGCAACTCGAGGGAAAGACAACCACTGCAGCCCTCACCAGGTTCTCGGTCCAGAAGCACCGGCCCTCATGGTCAGCAGGAATACTTTCCTCTTGCGAGTAGCTTCGACACGCAGCAGGCCCCGGTCCAGGCGCTGGAAGACATGTCAGACCAACAGCGGCTGAGCCTGCAAACCTCTAGCTTAGCTCCACCGCCGTCCGGGGAACCCTCATCGGCCATTACACAGTTCGACGAGTCGCCAGTGCTTGGACTCCCGGGTAGCTTTGTTCTTACACCGCCGATAGTACACCAGGACACCGAACATCCCCTTTTACAACCGAACGTCTTCCACCCCCCTGAAAGAGACGCGCCTCGGTCACCTGAAATTGACCAGTCGGAAATCGAACAGTCAGAGTTGGGTGTACGAGAATCAATACCGATCATGCTTAGCGATGAGCAGTCGCCACAGCCATGGGAATCTAACTCGAGAAGCTTTAACCAGGGTCTACAGGCCTTGTCACATGAGTACAAGTCCGATCAGACACATGATGCTAGAGATACACCCGTATCGCGCTACGACCTAAATGAGCCCCTGCTAAATTCGTATCCCAAGCGGGACACACTATACCCAGACGACTCTGCTAGCGTTGCTCCTTATCGAACGCTAGGCTCTCTAAATCTGAACACGGAGACCTACAGTGTTGTGAACTCCGTCTTGAACATGTACCACCAGTCACCGGTCATCTCTCCGGAGCTTGCTTCAGTATCAAGAGACAGGATACAGCAGGTATCGCCTGTCATTGCGCAACATAAGGATTGGGCATCAAAAGAGGCCACTGAGTCATACCTCACCCGTCTACTGAGTGATGCCAATGGCTCAACAAGCAATGATGTGAAGCGCGAGCCTAGTAGAACACCGCCACCAATACCGCGCTCAGCTATAAACGTGTTGCAAGATTCACCTGATATCGACGTCGGAGGTACGGCAATCATCTATCCTTCGTCCTCGCGGCGTTTCTCAAGAGAATCTGGAGGTTCCACAACCACAACAATCCAAGAAGATGCATCACACTCCGGTAGTTCGTCTGGTGACCCTGCCCTCGCACTATCACGAAGCTCAACGGATGAACACAAGCCAAGTTCGATGAACGGCCTCGAATTACCACAACTTGCGTGGACCAACGGCGGGCTTGGCCTCGACCTACACCACCACACTCTGTCGCACTCACCAGTACAACAAGCACCCCCGCGCCCCAATTATTCACCGCCGCCACCTCCAGTTCAACCGTCCATGGACGAACGAGTAGCCCCACGCAGTATCCCATACGCTTCTACTCCCCAGAACCTTTTCCCACCTACACTCAGCGACGACCAGTTTGAGATGCACCCTGCGCGATCACGCACCCCCGTCATTCAAGTTCACGAGCAAAGCCTTGAAGATCGATACGGCACGCCGCAACCCGTCGACACATCTGTCCAGATGCCAACTGAAAGTGAAGAGGGTCCAAACGGTCAACCTGATCCCGCCAAACAAGCGCTGATCAAGCGGTATCGTACCTTGGAAGAACTACTTACAACTGAACATCAGTTTTGTATCGATATGATGATCGCCCACAACATCTTCGAGGCGACTGCGCAGAATCTGATGAGCGAAAAGGAGAAGAGACTGTTGTTCAGCAATTGCAAGGAGCTTGAAAAGTTCTCATTATCTCTGTTCCGAGCATTCAAAAAAGCCGCGAAGCCTATCGTCAACTACGAGATACCACCCCCGACCGGCCCGTGGAACCGAGATTCATCCGATAGCCAGGAACCGTCTTTGAGTGTGCGCAGACCGTCTGAGGAATCTGCAAATCAGTTCGAAAACTGCACACCGGAAAACGATCGCTTGACAACAATTGGACAAGTCTTCTTGGACAACAAAGAGAAGATGGAACGACTCTACACAACATATTTCCTCAACCAGGATAATGCAAGTGCTTACATTAAGAAGAACCATGGCAACGAGACTCTGTCGGGGTGGGTGACCGCTTGCTTTGAGCAGGTGGAAAACATGACCCAAGCATGGGATTTGGATTCTTTGTTATTAAAACCTTGCCAGCGGTTGCTTAAGTACCCACTGATTCTCCAATCTCTGGTAGAGATTACTGACCCCGAACACCCGGATCTGCCCAAGATAAAGGAAGCCCACCTAGAACTGAGAGCAATGAGTCAACGTATCAACCAAGCCAAGGCACGTTCTGATACCTTCCGCGCAGCTGCTTCCGAAGGcaagaaggaaaagaagGGTGGTCTGGGCAAGACGTTCGTCAAGGCCTTCATCCCTAAGGTGGATAAGAGCAAGGCATATGACGAGGCGGACAAGACCTTTAAAGACCAAGATTACAAGTCGAAGGAGCAAAAATTCGGCGGCCATTTTTTCCAACTCCAGATCGTCATTCGCGACTTTGAACAGTACCTTGACGCGATCACTGAGCATTATTTGCAGCTTAACATTGTATTTCTGGGGTTCATTACCGTTTGCGAAGTTGCGCCATCGGTATATCCAGAGATTGAGAGCACATGGCGAAAATGGGCAATGGCTCATTTTGAGCTACAGAACAAGGCCCTGGAAGAGCAC AAAGCTGCTGTCCGAAGCCGCGTGCTAAAGCCCGTTGGTGATCTTTGGGAGATGTGGGTGTCTTATCAGAAGACTATAGAGCAGCGCAAGAAGTACCTGCTGTACTACGTCAAACACAAGCAGGCTATTGACCGCAGTGAAAAGGTAGATCCGGATCTGGAAGAGTCGGCCAACAAGTTCATCACTATCAACGACACACTCAAGCACGAGCTACCTCTGCTCTACGAACGAACGAAAGGCCTCATGCGCACGCTTATGACGCTATTTATGTGTCTCCAGAAGGACTGGTACAAGACCTGCTCAAAGAAGATCCTGCCGCTACTAGAGAGTGAACCGCAACACACAACTTCGCTCCGTTACGATCTCGAATCGTACGTTGAGCGCTTCAGTTGTGACTATAAGCCGATGCAGGATCTTGCCAGCAAGCTTGGAATCATCAATCGGAACCTCCTCATCGACATCTCGAATATGACATCCCCTGTCCCAACACTATCGTCCGATGGCGGCGGCTCGTCCCGGAACTCATCGTCTCGCCGCACCGAATCAGTGGGCAGTGAAGCGTCAATTATGGACTCACGTAATCGTAACAGCGGTGGTTATGCTCCACGGTCACATCCCCGAAGCATTGATAATCCGCCCCGCTCGACCCCCACAGGGCCTGCTTATCCAACTCTCTACCCGCCCAACGCAGCAGGTCGCACAGGTCCAGGACCCACGTCACTACGTGAAGCACGAGCGCTTAGTCCTTCGTCCGATAATAGCGAAGCCACCATCATGCACAGGGAACGACGCAATACCGGTCCTTCTCGTAGTAATCACAACTACATGGGTCTTGACGGCAGTGTCGACATTGAACACTCACCATCCGCAGCTAACGCCTTTGATTTCCCTCCTCAATTAGGTCCTTCCTTTCTCCAGCCTATGCAACCCCTCAGCCACGCCACTTCTGCGCCTCAGTCTCAGCCGGCCTCCTTGCCTGGCTCTGCACGCGCATCTGGTGTCTTCAATTCGGCGTTACCAATGTCAGATTCGCCTCTCCGTGGCAGCGTGGAAGACCTACCCAGCACGCCTGCTGAGACTGATGAGCCAGAAGTTCTTTTCTTGGCTGCCAGTCTCTTCGAATTCAACATTGCGCACGATCGTCGTGAAGGCGGTATACCGTATCTGGTTTACGTTCCTGGAGAAATCTTCGACGTCATTGGTATGAAGGGAGAGCTCTGGCTTGCTCGCAACCAAGACGACGGTACAAAGACCGTGGGGTGGATTTGGGAAAAACATTTTGCTCGCATATTGCCGGAAGATGCATAG
- a CDS encoding GTPase-activating protein, with amino-acid sequence MPAVQHQQRLPPVDEAADSDEHDDAVHYISHQSSLYILSDSDHSYVQSLIKAPCERDACAIQLPHRIEDILPRSPRRKQPRPLMATLTYPHDAQSAFDPPPGSPPDLTNSKSSKSSSIHSSTLLDFMGTTENLSHFEDINLDEASGGPSAFPMPTSPSNRLVFEAPRAAHSTRNLPHSHSQQSFRDLTGTAKSKYPSLKGQVNHAVQRQHTQLSAPGKLSASPSVPSLSSLSLAAPHRSSRSPSPSNNRKSSPVARTLSRRSSNNMDTLPSPGVNVRRQSWQDSKRKTVKEREAECDDEDDELPEEAVIWNVPMSPRPTTERSPVSWIGDVSPQISPNPTIPSSSKTSPAPPMSRRTQRSPSPHISSRGVSPQPPPQQTTWAETYTALDPDAKKLTEALEEYQSELERKQEITRQQPGLARSQSLNQREPKSKKPALPPVRKSDPLIDPFQPSAEKQKYLSRTRPSWLPPKNPKEEKKHLKEYQRMLARIEEAERLEAQRAQEEAIAREKATRIKAEYWSTLLLPNWATEMTKSELRASHRKMWWNGIPPRLRGQVWQKAIGNDLEVTEATYKIALEKAQREVKTYGHEALGGRYMYIVESTQAVFPELKMFAARTSETAQDEQPLHQDLVDICLAYSTYRPDIPHSSFDIHHIAALLLLNLPAPQAFITLSNLLNRPLPLSFMVHDQNAIHAAYSTTLHVLSKKAPGLASRLETLRVEPRDYLFHTLGSLFCSRLGVEHAARIMDVYTIEGDKIPPRVAVAILGILEGSCMEGDAAQVALTLKDKKIELDVDEFMSKVYEAGKTSSTNNNSSSSSNKA; translated from the exons ATGCCCGCCGTCCAACATCAACAACGGCTGCCTCCTGTCGACgaagctgccgatagcgaCGAACACGACGACGCCGTCCATTACATCTCCCACCAATCCTCGCTTTATATTCTTTCAGATTCAGACCACAGCTATGTCCAGTCACTGATCAAAGCCCCTTGCGAGCGCGACGCTTGCGCCATCCAACTTCCTCACCGCATTGAAGATATCCTTCCACGCTCTCCCCGTCGAAAGCAACCCCGTCCGCTCATGGCTACTCTCACCTATCCGCACGATGCTCAGTCGGCCTTTGACCCTCCTCCCGGCAGTCCCCCCGACCTGACCAACAGCAAGTCATCCAAGTCGAGCAGCATCCACTCGTCAACCCTCCTGGACTTTATGGGCACCACCGAGAACCTGTCGCATTTTGAGGACATCAACTTGGACGAGGCTTCTGGTGGGCCCTCTGCCTTCCCCATGCCCACCAGCCCCTCTAACCGCCTCGTATTCGAAGCTCCACGGGCCGCACACTCCACTAGGAACCTTCCGCATTCGCACTCGCAGCAGTCCTTCCGCGACCTGACCGGCACTGCCAAATCAAAGTATCCCAGCTTAAAGGGTCAGGTTAACCATGCCGTCCAGAGGCAGCACACTCAGCTATCAGCCCCGGGCAAGCTTTCCGCCTCACCTTCCGTTCCTTCGCTCAGCAGCCTGAGTCTTGCAGCTCCACATCGGTCCTCGCGATCGCCGTCCCCATCAAATAACCGCAAATCCTCTCCGGTAGCACGCACGCTATCGCGGAGAAGTTCAAACAACATGGATACCTTGCCGTCGCCAGGAGTGAATGTCAGGAGGCAGTCGTGGCAGGACTCAAAACGAAAGACCGTCAAGGAACGAGAGGCAGAGTGCGATGATGAAGACGATGAGCTTCCGGAGGAGGCGGTCATCTGGAATGTACCCATGTCACCACGCCCAACAACGGAGCGCTCCCCAGTGTCCTGGATAGGGGATGTCTCGCCACAAATATCGCCAAACCCCACAATACCATCCTCCTCCAAAACTTCTCCCGCGCCTCCCATGTCACGCCGTACCCAAAGAAGCCCGTCACCACACATTTCCAGTAGAGGTGTATCGCCACAGCCGCCGCCACAGCAAACCACGTGGGCAGAGACATATACCGCATTAGATCCGGACGCGAAGAAGCTTACAGAGGCATTGGAAGAATACCAGTCTGAGCTAGAGCGAAAACAAGAAATCACAAGACAACAGCCGGGCCTCGCACGGTCGCAGTCTTTGAACCAGCGAGAGCCCAAGTCTAAGAAACCGGCACTCCCACCAGTCCGCAAAAGCGACCCTTTAATTGACCCTTTTCAACCGTCGGCCGAGAAGCAAAAGTATCTCTCGAGAACACGGCCTTCTTGGCTCCCACCCAAGAACCCcaaggaggagaagaagcaTCTCAAGGAGTACCAGCGGATGTTGGCCAGGATCGAGGAGGCTG AACGTCTCGAGGCTCAGCGCGCCCAAGAAGAAGCGATAGCCCGCGAAAAGGCCACACGGATCAAAGCAGAGTACTGGTCCACTTTATTACTACCAAACTGGGCAACGGAGATGACAAAATCCGAACTGCGTGCGTCTCATAGGAAGATGTGGTGGAACGGCATCCCGCCCCGGTTGCGAGGGCAAGTTTGGCAAAAAGCCATCGGAAATGATCTCGAAGTCACAGAAGCAACCTACAAAATCGCCTTGGAAAAGGCACAGAGGGAAGTCAAAACATACGGCCACGAAGCGCTCGGCGGCCGCTACATGTACATTGTCGAAAGCACTCAGGCAGTGTTCCCCGAACTCAAGATGTTTGCAGCGCGAACATCGGAAACAGCACAAGACGAGCAGCCCTTACACCAGGATCTCGTCGACATATGTTTAGCCTACTCAACATACCGTCCGGATATACCTCACTCGAGCTTCGATATCCATCACATTGCCGCACTTCTCCTGTTAAATCTTCCCGCGCCCCAAGCTTTCATCACACTATCGAATCTGCTTAACCGCCCCTTGCCTCTCTCCTTCATGGTACACGACCAAAACGCTATCCACGCCGCATACTCGACCACACTACACGTCTTGTCCAAGAAAGCGCCCGGTCTCGCATCGCGCCTGGAAACACTCCGTGTCGAACCAAGAGACTACCTGTTCCACACGCTCGGCTCCCTCTTCTGCAGCCGCCTCGGCGTCGAACACGCAGCCCGCATCATGGACGTGTATACAATCGAAGGCGACAAGATCCCCCCTCGGGTCGCCGTTGCCATCCTAGGCATATTGGAAGGCAGCTGCATGGAAGGAGATGCGGCGCAAGTGGCTCTCACTCTCAAGGACAAGAAGATTGAGCTCGATGTAGACGAGTTCATGTCCAAAGTGTACGAGGCGGGCAAGACCAGTAgcaccaacaacaacagcagcagctcGTCTAACAAGGCATAA
- a CDS encoding putative telomerase reverse transcriptase → MKRKRSDHASVGSRKLPKHASATPPSATHPVLQRLYPQVLTLRCYLLSRLPKSSKSRHRKISQLGRAPTAQDPTPIHPLDTDLADLLDSALVGSLAGAEPEKQAQVNQERDQDIDAFTQQRSQGTPGGTYKPGHHKQSEIVNSVIYCLFKRSPAYKPNHLLCHGFQKTGNARREQDVNHDPCSSIPGLQECQRNNYMRTLKEPVWCRLHALIGEGGDRIMRDMLLDCSIFLPIKANAGNYYQLSGVPISDIKSDYLKNKGAEKTDVGAEATTKPINLHSDNKAPGSITFVRSRMLYAKAALNAKGDVRFGMRHIHVLNRYSDQNDKQQTVHIMRYIFPRQFGLHNVFTSKVDFRETAMPFKDYTLREKEIHSTMCRELGKNATNPEHVARWKLRTPKRLRGDVMTLVEKLRVLNQRCSYMEMLRHYCPIDGVMLSPKPEWRKASIQSKADSPTVTAPAKSDGKNPLSDEDRTGQQTSFTDMASPTAHVSAFCRAVISKVIPKGFWGDDHNQRALMYWVDQFVDLRRFESLTLHRVTQKIHITAIAWLQLPNQNSDSKLSKSDIDKRTEVFMEFVYWLFDSFLVPLIRTNFHVTESNVHRNRLFYFRHDVWRMLTEPALRTLRLNMFEEMPTEDTLKLLSLRPLGFSSIRLLPKKQGFRTIMNLKKRQQVVRYGTMTLGRSINSVMTPAFNAITYEKSLRPDRFGCSLFSVGDMFPKLLSFKASLRQRGLGDTRLYFAKVDVQACFDTIPQSRLLRMIDSLMSNQAYYTGKHVEMFPLGPLQRLNGEHDIPMPRKKYVAHSRAATDMKPFDEFVKDRLVGAKANTVFVNTSLQQCETKDNLMQLLREHVERNIVKIGKRFYRQKTGIPQGSVLSSILCNYFYAELERDVLGFALGDDCLLLRLLDDFLLITINEEHAKRFVHVMHKGHAEYGVVIKPEKSLTNFEVTTDDGVRVPKTGPGERFPYCGISIDMATLEVGKKTERSTKAAVEDSLTVDLSKIPGQTFHRKALNAFKIQLKAMLIDTCLNSVAMVLANLYQSFYEAAVRCLEYTHALSKVRTTCSSVLIKTVDNIIALAYVMLQRRARLRGSREAKIAQGVISRRQLQWLACKAFQTVFQRRQTQHRALLAWLQTALSAARVSSTSERSMLEGAVTWR, encoded by the exons ATGAAGAGAAAGCGCAGCGACCATGCGAGTGTGGGCTCTCGCAAGCTGCCGAAACATGCCTCCGCCACACCTCCTAGTGCAACCCATCCAGTCTTGCAGCGCCTCTATCCCCAAGTCCTCACTCTGCGCTGCTATCTGCTGTCGCGCCTGCCGAAATCGTCAAAGAGCAGGCACCGGAAAATATCCCAGCTAGGCCGCGCACCCACCGCGCAAGACCCAACCCCTATACATCCCCTTGACACAGACCTCGCGGACTTGCTTGACTCAGCTCTGGTCGGTAGCCTAGCGGGTGCCGAACCAGAGAAACAAGCGCAAGTCAATCAAGAACGTGACCAAGACATTGACGCTTTCACCCAACAGCGATCCCAAGGCACCCCGGGCGGCACCTACAAGCCCGGGCACCATAAGCAATCCGAG ATTGTTAATTCTGTGATATACTGCTTGTTTAAACGCTCACCGGCTTACAAGCCCAATCATCTGCTCTGTCATGGCTTCCAAAAGACCGGAAACGCCCGTCGCGAGCAGGACGTGAATCATGATCCGTGTTCCTCTATCCCAGGCTTGCAGGAATGCCAAAGGAATAACTACATGCGGACTCTGAAAGAGCCGGTATGGTGTCGGTTGCACGCGTTAATAGGTGAAGGCGGAGACCGCATCATGAGGGACATGCTCTTAGACTGTTCCATATTCCTCCCTATCAAAGCCAACGCCGGTAACTACTACCAATTGTCTGGAGTTCCCATCTCGGATATCAAATCGGACTATTTGAAGAATAAAGGAGCTGAGAAAACTGACGTAGGCGCAGAAGCGACGACCAAGCCAATTAATCTCCATAGTGACAATAAGGCACCTGGTTCCATTACGTTTGTTCGTAGTCGCATGCTGTACGCAAAAGCGGCCCTCAATGCTAAAGGAGATGTCAGGTTTGGCATGCGCCATATTC ATGTCCTAAACCGGTATTCTGATCAGAACGACAAACAACAAACCGTGCACATCATGCGCTATATTTTCCCCCGCCAGTTCGGCCTACATAATGTCTTCACGTCCAAGGTAGATTTCCGTGAGACTGCCATGCCCTTTAAAGATTATACACTGCGCGAGAAGGAAATCCACAGTACCATGTGTCGAGAATTGGGTAAAAATGCGACAAATCCCGAACACGTCGCAAGATGGAAGTTGCGAACGCCCAAGCGTCTCCGAGGCGACGTCATGACACTAGTTGAGAAACTTCGCGTTCTCAATCAGCGATGTTCGTACATGGAAATGCTCCGTCATTATTGTCCTATTGAT GGTGTAATGCTATCTCCAAAGCCGGAATGGAGAAAAGCTAGCATTCAGTCAAAAGCAGACTCACCCACAGTCACAGCGCCAGCCAAGTCCGATGGTAAGAACCCTCTTTCTGATGAGGATCGCACGGGCCAGCAAACATCTTTCACGGACATGGCGTCCCCCACAGCACATGTATCGGCATTTTGTCGTGCTGTCATATCCAAAGTCATACCCAAAGGCTTCTGGGGTGATGATCACAACCAGCGCGCTCTCATGTACTGGGTCGATCAGTTCGTAGACCTGCGAAGGTTCGAGTCGCTCACTCTACATCGGGTTACCCAAAAGATACAT ATCACTGCCATAGCCTGGCTTCAGCTGCCAAATCAGAACAGTGACTCCAAGCTTTCCAAGTCCGATATAGACAAACGGACGGAGGTGTTTATGGAGTTTGTATACTGGCTCTTCGACTCCTTCCTCGTCCCTCTGATCCGCACTAATTTCCATGTCACCGAATCTAATGTACACCGGAATAGACTTTTCTACTTCCGCCATGACGTCTGGCGAATGCTAACAGAACCTGCGTTGAGGACATTGCGCTTGAATATGTTTGAAGAAATGCCTACAGAAGACACGTTGAAATTACTATCGCTACGCCCGCTCGGCTTCAGCAGCATTCGCCTACTTCCGAAGAAGCAAGGTTTCCGGACGATCATGAATCTCAAGAAGAGACAGCAAGTGGTGCGATACGGCACCATGACACTTGGGCGAAGCATCAACTCGGTTATGACACCGGCTTTTAATGCAATCACATACGAAAAG TCATTACGGCCAGACCGGTTCGGCTGCTCGCTGTTTTCGGTTGGAGACATGTTCCCGAAACTACTATCATTCAAGGCTTCCCTGCGACAGCGGGGTCTCGGCGATACACGGCTTTACTTTGCCAAAGTCGACGTGCAGGCTTGCTTCGATACCATACCGCAATCACGCTTGTTGCGTATGATCGACAGTCTCATGTCTAATCAAGCATATTACACGGGCAAGCACGTGGAGATGTTTCCTCTAGGCCCTTTGCAGCGTCTCAATGGAGAACATGACATTCCAATGCCGCGCAAGAAATACGTCGCGCATAGCCGTGCAGCAACGGACATGAAACCTTTCGATGAGTTTGTGAAAGACAGGCTCGTTGGCGCAAAGGCGAATACGGTCTTTGTCAATACCAGCCTGCAGCAGTGTGAGACCAAGGATAACCTTATGCAGCTCTTGCGAGAACATGTGGAGCGAAACATTGTCAAGATTGGCAAGCGATTCTACCGCCAAAAGACCGGCATACCACAAGGCTCCGTCTTGTCGAGCATCTTGTGCAACTACTTCTACGCTGAACTAGAACGCGATGTTCTCGGGTTTGCACTTGGAGATGATTGCCTGCTACTTCGTCTGCTTGACGATTTTCTCTTGATCACCATCAATGAGGAACATGCCAAGCGATTTGTACATGTTATGCACAAGGGACATGCAGAATATGGAGTGGTAATAAAGCCGGAGAAGTCGCTGACAAACTTCGAGGTAACCACAGACGACGGTGTCCGAGTACCCAAAACTGGACCAGGTGAACGATTTCCATACTGCGGTATTAGCATCGATATGGCTACTCTGGAGGTCGGCAAGAAAACCGAGCGATCTACAAAGGCGG CTGTTGAGGATTCATTGACGGTAGATCTGTCGAAGATACCCGGCCAAACTTTTCATCGTAAAGCCTTAAA CGCGTTTAAGATCCAGCTCAAGGCAATGTTAATCGATACATGCCTCAACAGCGTGGCTATGGTGCTAGCGAATTTGTACCAAAGCTTCTACGAAGCAGCGGTGAGGTGCCTTGAATACACGCACGCGCTATCCAAAGTGAGGACAACTTGCTCGAGTGTGCTTATCA AGACGGTAGACAATATTATTGCACTAGCTTATGTGATGCTCCAGCGACGGGCGCGCTTGCGTGGGAGCAGAGAGGCGAAGATTGCGCAAGGCGTTATCTCCCGCCGGCAGCTTCAGTG GCTGGCGTGCAAGGCCTTCCAGACGGTGTTTCAGCGCCGACAGACACAGCACCGCGCGCTTCTGGCCTGGCTTCAAACTGCTCTCTCGGCAGCGCGCGTCTCTAGCACCTCGGAGAGAAGCATGCTGGAGGGGGCGGTGACTTGGCGGTGA